Proteins encoded in a region of the Zea mays cultivar B73 chromosome 2, Zm-B73-REFERENCE-NAM-5.0, whole genome shotgun sequence genome:
- the LOC100193822 gene encoding Putative H/ACA ribonucleoprotein complex subunit 1-like protein 1: MRPPRGRGGGGRFGGGGGRGGGGGRFGGGGRGGRFGGGFRDEGPPAEVVEVSTFVHACEGDAVTKLTNEKVPYFNAPIYLQNKTQVGKVDEIFGPINESYFSVKMMEGIIATSYKEGDKFYIDPMKLLPLSRFLPQPKGQSQGAPRGGGRGGRGGGRGRGGSFRGGRGPPRGGGRGPRGGSRGGFRGRGRF, from the exons ATGCGGCCACCgagagggcgcggcggcggcggccggttcggcggaggtggaggccgaggcggcggcggtggccggtTCGGCGGCGGAGGCCGTGGTGGCCGGTTCGGCGGCGGGTTCCGCGACGAGGGCCCGCCCGCAGAGGTCGTCG AGGTGTCGACGTTCGTGCACGCGTGCGAGGGAGACGCGGTGACGAAACTCACCAACGAGAAGGTGCCCTACTTCAACGCGCCCATATACCTGCAGAACAAGACTCAGGTCGGCAAGGTCGACGAGATCTTCGGCCCCATCAACGAATCC TATTTCTCTGTGAAGATGATGGAAGGGATCATTGCAACATCGTACAAGGAAGGCGACAAGTTCTATATCGACCCCATGAAATTGCTGCCTCTTTCGCGCTTCCTGCCGCAACCAAA GGGACAATCTCAAGGAGCACCTAGAGGTGGTGGCCGTGGTGGAAGGGGTGGTGGCCGAGGCCGTGGTGGTTCGTTCCGGGGTGGAAGAGGACCACCAAGGGGTGGTGGCCGAGGTCCAAGGGGTGGAAGCCGTGGTGGTTTTAGAGGGCGAGGAAGGTTCTAG